From a single Syngnathus scovelli strain Florida chromosome 2, RoL_Ssco_1.2, whole genome shotgun sequence genomic region:
- the pik3cd gene encoding phosphatidylinositol 4,5-bisphosphate 3-kinase catalytic subunit delta isoform isoform X3: MQEEWERDYEQGIKMDFLLPTGIYLTFPVSHKDTIESIKTMVWEKARGEALFTALGQPDAYVFTCIKRTGEREELEEESRRISDVQPFMGVLRLVAREGDRVEKLTNSQISFLIGKGLHEFEAQKNHEVSEFRTKIRAFCEEKAQQRQASPWQQWITYMFPCDLEPCCSLPMCGKSQNTKMFIHIKFEACDESFMVQQEPQDLPLALIRSALKKKATVFRSLRQEPEDYTLQVNGRWEFIYGKHPLCQFKYIFSCLRTGQNPHLTVVHHSTISKYQEEHGRMCSQMCKSRSLSRPPPLPVKKQNTTSLWSIHEPFYIHLLQGSRVNADEGMKLVVQAGLFHGSELLCKVVTSSEVAVCSEPSWDEKVEFDINVEDLPRMSRLCFALYAVFDKAKKPRATRKKNKKADCPIAWGNTMVFDYKDQLKTDEVLLSTWPSVPDDKSDLLNPMGTVEKNPNVDSAAGLLIRFPNIRPHPLYYPPLDKINIMETNGDAAVATKEENMKLKEIMDNKNYTEFFEDEKELLWKLRTEVREHYPESLSKLLLITKWNKREDVIQMVGLLRSWPELPAILALELLDYSFPDPAVRSFTIRCLRKLSDDELLQYLIQLVQVLKYESYLDCDLTTFLLERALFNRRIGHFLFWHLRSEIHVPSVSLRFGLILEAYCRGNIHHIKLLTKQNEAQGKMKVLSDFVKSGPQKMNAEDLKLFIRKESDALSNLLSPLNPSIILAEICVDKCRFMDSKMKPLWLMYKTPWNQGDMMGIIFKNGDDLRQDMLTLQMIQLMENLWKKEGLDLRMIPYGCLSTGNKMGFIEVVKSSDTIANIQRNNSNSAATAAFNKDALLNWLKSKNPEDKLEQAIEEFTLSCAGYCVATYVLGIGDRHNDNIMIRETGQLFHIDFGHFLGNFKRKLGINRERVPFILTYDFVHVIQQGRTNNSEKFERFREYCERAYKILCRNGTLFVNLFAMMKAAGLPELSSFKDIQYLKDSLALGKSEEEALKNFKVKFNEALRESWKTKVNWMMHSLAKDNRP, encoded by the exons TGATGTGCAGCCCTTCATGGGTGTTTTGCGACTGGTGGCCAGGGAGGGTGACCGCGTTGAGAAACTCACCAATAGCCAAATCAGCTTTTTGATTGGCAAAG GTCTGCATGAATTTGAGGCCCAAAAGAACCATGAGGTGAGCGAGTTTCGGACCAAGATAAGAGCGTTCTGTGAGGAGAAGGCTCAACAGCGGCAggcatcgccatggcaacagtggATTACATACATGTTCCCGTGTGACCTGGAGCCATGCTGCTCTCTGCCGATGTGTGGAAAGTCACAAAACACCAAGATGTTCATCCACATCAAGTTTGAGGCTTGTGAT GAGAGCTTCATGGTGCAGCAGGAACCGCAGGACCTGCCACTGGCTCTGATAAGGAGTGCCCTGAAGAAGAAAGCCACTGTCTTTCGCTCGCTGCGGCAAGAGCCCGAGGATTACACCTTGCAGGTCAACGGCAGGTGGGAGTTCATCTATGGGAAACACCCCTTGTGCCAATTTAAA TATATTTTCTCCTGTTTGAGAACTGGCCAAAACCCTCATCTCACTGTGGTGCACCACTCCACCATCAGCAAGTACCAAGAGGAGCATGGGAGGATGTGTAGTCAGATGTGCAAGAGTCGGTCTTTGTCCAGACCGCCTCCTCTGCCTGTCAAGAAG CAGAACACAACCTCTTTGTGGTCCATCCATGAACCTTTCTACATCCACCTGCTGCAGGGCAGCCGAGTCAATGCCGATGAAGGAATGAAG CTTGTGGTTCAGGCTGGCCTGTTTCATGGCAGTGAGCTGCTCTGCAAGGTGGTGACCAGCTCCGAGGTGGCAGTGTGCTCTGAGCCGTCATGGGACGAAAAGGTGGAGTTTGATATCAATGTGGAGGACCTGCCTCGCATGAGCCGCCTGTGCTTTGCCCTCTATGCCGTCTTCGACAAGGCCAAAAAGCCCAGAGCGAccagaaagaaaaataagaaaGCA GATTGTCCAATAGCCTGGGGGAACACCATGGTGTTTGACTACAAGGACCAGCTGAAAACCGATGAAGTTCTTTTGTCCACATGGCCATCGGTTCCTG ATGACAAAAGTGACCTGTTGAATCCGATGGGAACAGTTGAGAAGAATCCCAATGTTGATAGTGCAGCTGGGCTTCTCATTCGCTTCCCGAACATCAGGCCCCATCCTCTTTACTATCCTCCGCTGGACAAG ATAAATATTATGGAGACAAACGGTGATGCAGCTGTCGCAACAAAAGAAGAG AACATGAAGCTGAAAGAAATAATGGACAACAAAAACTACACCGAATTCTTTGAAGACGAGAAGGAGCTGTTGTGGAAGCTCCGTACGGAAGTCAGAGAGCATTACCCCGAAAGTCTTTCCAAGCTGCTCCTCATCACCAAGTGGAATAAAAGAGAGGATGTGATCCAG atggTGGGTCTTCTGAGAAGCTGGCCAGAGCTTCCTGCTATCCTTGCCTTAGAGCTCTTAGATTACAGTTTTCCAGACCCTGCGGTCCGTTCTTTCACCATCCGATGCCTCAGAAAGCTCAG CGATGATGAGCTACTGCAGTATTTAATCCAGCTGGTCCAGGTCCTTAAGTACGAGTCCTATCTAGACTGTGACCTGACAACGTTTCTGCTGGAGAGGGCCTTATTCAACAGGAGGATCGGGCACTTTCTCTTTTGGCATCTCAG GTCAGAGATCCACGTGCCCTCTGTCAGCTTAAGGTTTGGCCTGATTCTTGAGGCCTACTGCAGGGGCAACATCCACCACATCAAGCTCTTAACCAAACAG AATGAGGCTCAGGGCAAAATGAAGGTCCTCAGTGACTTTGTCAAATCAGGTCCCCAGAAGATGAATGCTGAGGACCTGAAGCTGTTCATCAGAAAGGAGTCGGACGCTTTGTCCAACCTACTGTCACCGCTCAACCCCAGCATCATCCTCGCTGAGATCTG TGTAGACAAGTGCCGATTTATGGACTCAAAGATGAAACCACTCTGGTTGATGTATAAGACTCCCTGGAATCAAGGAGACATGATGGGCATCATCTTCAAAAACGGGGATG ATCTTCGACAAGACATGTTGACCCTCCAGATGATCCAGCTCATGGAGAATTTGTGGAAGAAAGAAGGACTGGATCTCCG AATGATCCCATATGGCTGCTTATCCACTGGGAACAAGATGGGCTTTATTGAGGTGGTGAAGAGCTCAGACACCATCGCCAATATCCAACGAAACAACAGCAACAGTGCCGCAACTGCTGCCTTTAACAAGGACGCCCTGCTCAACTGGCTCAAATCTAAGAATCCAGA AGACAAACTGGAACAAGCAATCGAGGAGTTTACGCTGTCTTGTGCTGGCTACTGCGTAGCAACTTACGTTTTGGGCATCGGGGACCGTCACAATGACAATATCATGATCAGGGAAACTGGACAG TTGTTTCACATAGATTTTGGACATTTCCTGGGCAACTTCAAACGTAAACTGGGCATCAACAGGGAGCGTGTGCCTTTTATTTTGACATACGACTTTGTCCATGTGATCCAACAAGGACGGACGAACAACAGTGAGAAGTTTGAGAg GTTCAGGGAATACTGCGAGCGGGCATATAAGATTCTGTGTCGAAATGGGACACTGTTTGTCAACCTCTTTGCGATGATGAAGGCAGCAGGActgcctgaactctcttccttcAAGGATATTCAGTACCTAAAG GACTCTTTAGCTTTGGGCAAATCAGAGGAAGAAGCGCTGAAAAACTTCAAAGTAAAGttcaatgaggctctgcgagaaAGCTGGAAGACCAAAGTCAACTGGATGATGCACTCTCTGGCCAAAGATAACAGACCATAA
- the pik3cd gene encoding phosphatidylinositol 4,5-bisphosphate 3-kinase catalytic subunit delta isoform isoform X2 has translation MPPGKYGMQEEWERDYEQGIKMDFLLPTGIYLTFPVSHKDTIESIKTMVWEKARGEALFTALGQPDAYVFTCIKRTGEREELEEESRRISDVQPFMGVLRLVAREGDRVEKLTNSQISFLIGKGLHEFEAQKNHEVSEFRTKIRAFCEEKAQQRQASPWQQWITYMFPCDLEPCCSLPMCGKSQNTKMFIHIKFEACDESFMVQQEPQDLPLALIRSALKKKATVFRSLRQEPEDYTLQVNGRWEFIYGKHPLCQFKYIFSCLRTGQNPHLTVVHHSTISKYQEEHGRMCSQMCKSRSLSRPPPLPVKKNTTSLWSIHEPFYIHLLQGSRVNADEGMKLVVQAGLFHGSELLCKVVTSSEVAVCSEPSWDEKVEFDINVEDLPRMSRLCFALYAVFDKAKKPRATRKKNKKADCPIAWGNTMVFDYKDQLKTDEVLLSTWPSVPDDKSDLLNPMGTVEKNPNVDSAAGLLIRFPNIRPHPLYYPPLDKINIMETNGDAAVATKEENMKLKEIMDNKNYTEFFEDEKELLWKLRTEVREHYPESLSKLLLITKWNKREDVIQMVGLLRSWPELPAILALELLDYSFPDPAVRSFTIRCLRKLSDDELLQYLIQLVQVLKYESYLDCDLTTFLLERALFNRRIGHFLFWHLRSEIHVPSVSLRFGLILEAYCRGNIHHIKLLTKQNEAQGKMKVLSDFVKSGPQKMNAEDLKLFIRKESDALSNLLSPLNPSIILAEICVDKCRFMDSKMKPLWLMYKTPWNQGDMMGIIFKNGDDLRQDMLTLQMIQLMENLWKKEGLDLRMIPYGCLSTGNKMGFIEVVKSSDTIANIQRNNSNSAATAAFNKDALLNWLKSKNPEDKLEQAIEEFTLSCAGYCVATYVLGIGDRHNDNIMIRETGQLFHIDFGHFLGNFKRKLGINRERVPFILTYDFVHVIQQGRTNNSEKFERFREYCERAYKILCRNGTLFVNLFAMMKAAGLPELSSFKDIQYLKDSLALGKSEEEALKNFKVKFNEALRESWKTKVNWMMHSLAKDNRP, from the exons TGATGTGCAGCCCTTCATGGGTGTTTTGCGACTGGTGGCCAGGGAGGGTGACCGCGTTGAGAAACTCACCAATAGCCAAATCAGCTTTTTGATTGGCAAAG GTCTGCATGAATTTGAGGCCCAAAAGAACCATGAGGTGAGCGAGTTTCGGACCAAGATAAGAGCGTTCTGTGAGGAGAAGGCTCAACAGCGGCAggcatcgccatggcaacagtggATTACATACATGTTCCCGTGTGACCTGGAGCCATGCTGCTCTCTGCCGATGTGTGGAAAGTCACAAAACACCAAGATGTTCATCCACATCAAGTTTGAGGCTTGTGAT GAGAGCTTCATGGTGCAGCAGGAACCGCAGGACCTGCCACTGGCTCTGATAAGGAGTGCCCTGAAGAAGAAAGCCACTGTCTTTCGCTCGCTGCGGCAAGAGCCCGAGGATTACACCTTGCAGGTCAACGGCAGGTGGGAGTTCATCTATGGGAAACACCCCTTGTGCCAATTTAAA TATATTTTCTCCTGTTTGAGAACTGGCCAAAACCCTCATCTCACTGTGGTGCACCACTCCACCATCAGCAAGTACCAAGAGGAGCATGGGAGGATGTGTAGTCAGATGTGCAAGAGTCGGTCTTTGTCCAGACCGCCTCCTCTGCCTGTCAAGAAG AACACAACCTCTTTGTGGTCCATCCATGAACCTTTCTACATCCACCTGCTGCAGGGCAGCCGAGTCAATGCCGATGAAGGAATGAAG CTTGTGGTTCAGGCTGGCCTGTTTCATGGCAGTGAGCTGCTCTGCAAGGTGGTGACCAGCTCCGAGGTGGCAGTGTGCTCTGAGCCGTCATGGGACGAAAAGGTGGAGTTTGATATCAATGTGGAGGACCTGCCTCGCATGAGCCGCCTGTGCTTTGCCCTCTATGCCGTCTTCGACAAGGCCAAAAAGCCCAGAGCGAccagaaagaaaaataagaaaGCA GATTGTCCAATAGCCTGGGGGAACACCATGGTGTTTGACTACAAGGACCAGCTGAAAACCGATGAAGTTCTTTTGTCCACATGGCCATCGGTTCCTG ATGACAAAAGTGACCTGTTGAATCCGATGGGAACAGTTGAGAAGAATCCCAATGTTGATAGTGCAGCTGGGCTTCTCATTCGCTTCCCGAACATCAGGCCCCATCCTCTTTACTATCCTCCGCTGGACAAG ATAAATATTATGGAGACAAACGGTGATGCAGCTGTCGCAACAAAAGAAGAG AACATGAAGCTGAAAGAAATAATGGACAACAAAAACTACACCGAATTCTTTGAAGACGAGAAGGAGCTGTTGTGGAAGCTCCGTACGGAAGTCAGAGAGCATTACCCCGAAAGTCTTTCCAAGCTGCTCCTCATCACCAAGTGGAATAAAAGAGAGGATGTGATCCAG atggTGGGTCTTCTGAGAAGCTGGCCAGAGCTTCCTGCTATCCTTGCCTTAGAGCTCTTAGATTACAGTTTTCCAGACCCTGCGGTCCGTTCTTTCACCATCCGATGCCTCAGAAAGCTCAG CGATGATGAGCTACTGCAGTATTTAATCCAGCTGGTCCAGGTCCTTAAGTACGAGTCCTATCTAGACTGTGACCTGACAACGTTTCTGCTGGAGAGGGCCTTATTCAACAGGAGGATCGGGCACTTTCTCTTTTGGCATCTCAG GTCAGAGATCCACGTGCCCTCTGTCAGCTTAAGGTTTGGCCTGATTCTTGAGGCCTACTGCAGGGGCAACATCCACCACATCAAGCTCTTAACCAAACAG AATGAGGCTCAGGGCAAAATGAAGGTCCTCAGTGACTTTGTCAAATCAGGTCCCCAGAAGATGAATGCTGAGGACCTGAAGCTGTTCATCAGAAAGGAGTCGGACGCTTTGTCCAACCTACTGTCACCGCTCAACCCCAGCATCATCCTCGCTGAGATCTG TGTAGACAAGTGCCGATTTATGGACTCAAAGATGAAACCACTCTGGTTGATGTATAAGACTCCCTGGAATCAAGGAGACATGATGGGCATCATCTTCAAAAACGGGGATG ATCTTCGACAAGACATGTTGACCCTCCAGATGATCCAGCTCATGGAGAATTTGTGGAAGAAAGAAGGACTGGATCTCCG AATGATCCCATATGGCTGCTTATCCACTGGGAACAAGATGGGCTTTATTGAGGTGGTGAAGAGCTCAGACACCATCGCCAATATCCAACGAAACAACAGCAACAGTGCCGCAACTGCTGCCTTTAACAAGGACGCCCTGCTCAACTGGCTCAAATCTAAGAATCCAGA AGACAAACTGGAACAAGCAATCGAGGAGTTTACGCTGTCTTGTGCTGGCTACTGCGTAGCAACTTACGTTTTGGGCATCGGGGACCGTCACAATGACAATATCATGATCAGGGAAACTGGACAG TTGTTTCACATAGATTTTGGACATTTCCTGGGCAACTTCAAACGTAAACTGGGCATCAACAGGGAGCGTGTGCCTTTTATTTTGACATACGACTTTGTCCATGTGATCCAACAAGGACGGACGAACAACAGTGAGAAGTTTGAGAg GTTCAGGGAATACTGCGAGCGGGCATATAAGATTCTGTGTCGAAATGGGACACTGTTTGTCAACCTCTTTGCGATGATGAAGGCAGCAGGActgcctgaactctcttccttcAAGGATATTCAGTACCTAAAG GACTCTTTAGCTTTGGGCAAATCAGAGGAAGAAGCGCTGAAAAACTTCAAAGTAAAGttcaatgaggctctgcgagaaAGCTGGAAGACCAAAGTCAACTGGATGATGCACTCTCTGGCCAAAGATAACAGACCATAA
- the pik3cd gene encoding phosphatidylinositol 4,5-bisphosphate 3-kinase catalytic subunit delta isoform isoform X1 — MPPGKYGMQEEWERDYEQGIKMDFLLPTGIYLTFPVSHKDTIESIKTMVWEKARGEALFTALGQPDAYVFTCIKRTGEREELEEESRRISDVQPFMGVLRLVAREGDRVEKLTNSQISFLIGKGLHEFEAQKNHEVSEFRTKIRAFCEEKAQQRQASPWQQWITYMFPCDLEPCCSLPMCGKSQNTKMFIHIKFEACDESFMVQQEPQDLPLALIRSALKKKATVFRSLRQEPEDYTLQVNGRWEFIYGKHPLCQFKYIFSCLRTGQNPHLTVVHHSTISKYQEEHGRMCSQMCKSRSLSRPPPLPVKKQNTTSLWSIHEPFYIHLLQGSRVNADEGMKLVVQAGLFHGSELLCKVVTSSEVAVCSEPSWDEKVEFDINVEDLPRMSRLCFALYAVFDKAKKPRATRKKNKKADCPIAWGNTMVFDYKDQLKTDEVLLSTWPSVPDDKSDLLNPMGTVEKNPNVDSAAGLLIRFPNIRPHPLYYPPLDKINIMETNGDAAVATKEENMKLKEIMDNKNYTEFFEDEKELLWKLRTEVREHYPESLSKLLLITKWNKREDVIQMVGLLRSWPELPAILALELLDYSFPDPAVRSFTIRCLRKLSDDELLQYLIQLVQVLKYESYLDCDLTTFLLERALFNRRIGHFLFWHLRSEIHVPSVSLRFGLILEAYCRGNIHHIKLLTKQNEAQGKMKVLSDFVKSGPQKMNAEDLKLFIRKESDALSNLLSPLNPSIILAEICVDKCRFMDSKMKPLWLMYKTPWNQGDMMGIIFKNGDDLRQDMLTLQMIQLMENLWKKEGLDLRMIPYGCLSTGNKMGFIEVVKSSDTIANIQRNNSNSAATAAFNKDALLNWLKSKNPEDKLEQAIEEFTLSCAGYCVATYVLGIGDRHNDNIMIRETGQLFHIDFGHFLGNFKRKLGINRERVPFILTYDFVHVIQQGRTNNSEKFERFREYCERAYKILCRNGTLFVNLFAMMKAAGLPELSSFKDIQYLKDSLALGKSEEEALKNFKVKFNEALRESWKTKVNWMMHSLAKDNRP, encoded by the exons TGATGTGCAGCCCTTCATGGGTGTTTTGCGACTGGTGGCCAGGGAGGGTGACCGCGTTGAGAAACTCACCAATAGCCAAATCAGCTTTTTGATTGGCAAAG GTCTGCATGAATTTGAGGCCCAAAAGAACCATGAGGTGAGCGAGTTTCGGACCAAGATAAGAGCGTTCTGTGAGGAGAAGGCTCAACAGCGGCAggcatcgccatggcaacagtggATTACATACATGTTCCCGTGTGACCTGGAGCCATGCTGCTCTCTGCCGATGTGTGGAAAGTCACAAAACACCAAGATGTTCATCCACATCAAGTTTGAGGCTTGTGAT GAGAGCTTCATGGTGCAGCAGGAACCGCAGGACCTGCCACTGGCTCTGATAAGGAGTGCCCTGAAGAAGAAAGCCACTGTCTTTCGCTCGCTGCGGCAAGAGCCCGAGGATTACACCTTGCAGGTCAACGGCAGGTGGGAGTTCATCTATGGGAAACACCCCTTGTGCCAATTTAAA TATATTTTCTCCTGTTTGAGAACTGGCCAAAACCCTCATCTCACTGTGGTGCACCACTCCACCATCAGCAAGTACCAAGAGGAGCATGGGAGGATGTGTAGTCAGATGTGCAAGAGTCGGTCTTTGTCCAGACCGCCTCCTCTGCCTGTCAAGAAG CAGAACACAACCTCTTTGTGGTCCATCCATGAACCTTTCTACATCCACCTGCTGCAGGGCAGCCGAGTCAATGCCGATGAAGGAATGAAG CTTGTGGTTCAGGCTGGCCTGTTTCATGGCAGTGAGCTGCTCTGCAAGGTGGTGACCAGCTCCGAGGTGGCAGTGTGCTCTGAGCCGTCATGGGACGAAAAGGTGGAGTTTGATATCAATGTGGAGGACCTGCCTCGCATGAGCCGCCTGTGCTTTGCCCTCTATGCCGTCTTCGACAAGGCCAAAAAGCCCAGAGCGAccagaaagaaaaataagaaaGCA GATTGTCCAATAGCCTGGGGGAACACCATGGTGTTTGACTACAAGGACCAGCTGAAAACCGATGAAGTTCTTTTGTCCACATGGCCATCGGTTCCTG ATGACAAAAGTGACCTGTTGAATCCGATGGGAACAGTTGAGAAGAATCCCAATGTTGATAGTGCAGCTGGGCTTCTCATTCGCTTCCCGAACATCAGGCCCCATCCTCTTTACTATCCTCCGCTGGACAAG ATAAATATTATGGAGACAAACGGTGATGCAGCTGTCGCAACAAAAGAAGAG AACATGAAGCTGAAAGAAATAATGGACAACAAAAACTACACCGAATTCTTTGAAGACGAGAAGGAGCTGTTGTGGAAGCTCCGTACGGAAGTCAGAGAGCATTACCCCGAAAGTCTTTCCAAGCTGCTCCTCATCACCAAGTGGAATAAAAGAGAGGATGTGATCCAG atggTGGGTCTTCTGAGAAGCTGGCCAGAGCTTCCTGCTATCCTTGCCTTAGAGCTCTTAGATTACAGTTTTCCAGACCCTGCGGTCCGTTCTTTCACCATCCGATGCCTCAGAAAGCTCAG CGATGATGAGCTACTGCAGTATTTAATCCAGCTGGTCCAGGTCCTTAAGTACGAGTCCTATCTAGACTGTGACCTGACAACGTTTCTGCTGGAGAGGGCCTTATTCAACAGGAGGATCGGGCACTTTCTCTTTTGGCATCTCAG GTCAGAGATCCACGTGCCCTCTGTCAGCTTAAGGTTTGGCCTGATTCTTGAGGCCTACTGCAGGGGCAACATCCACCACATCAAGCTCTTAACCAAACAG AATGAGGCTCAGGGCAAAATGAAGGTCCTCAGTGACTTTGTCAAATCAGGTCCCCAGAAGATGAATGCTGAGGACCTGAAGCTGTTCATCAGAAAGGAGTCGGACGCTTTGTCCAACCTACTGTCACCGCTCAACCCCAGCATCATCCTCGCTGAGATCTG TGTAGACAAGTGCCGATTTATGGACTCAAAGATGAAACCACTCTGGTTGATGTATAAGACTCCCTGGAATCAAGGAGACATGATGGGCATCATCTTCAAAAACGGGGATG ATCTTCGACAAGACATGTTGACCCTCCAGATGATCCAGCTCATGGAGAATTTGTGGAAGAAAGAAGGACTGGATCTCCG AATGATCCCATATGGCTGCTTATCCACTGGGAACAAGATGGGCTTTATTGAGGTGGTGAAGAGCTCAGACACCATCGCCAATATCCAACGAAACAACAGCAACAGTGCCGCAACTGCTGCCTTTAACAAGGACGCCCTGCTCAACTGGCTCAAATCTAAGAATCCAGA AGACAAACTGGAACAAGCAATCGAGGAGTTTACGCTGTCTTGTGCTGGCTACTGCGTAGCAACTTACGTTTTGGGCATCGGGGACCGTCACAATGACAATATCATGATCAGGGAAACTGGACAG TTGTTTCACATAGATTTTGGACATTTCCTGGGCAACTTCAAACGTAAACTGGGCATCAACAGGGAGCGTGTGCCTTTTATTTTGACATACGACTTTGTCCATGTGATCCAACAAGGACGGACGAACAACAGTGAGAAGTTTGAGAg GTTCAGGGAATACTGCGAGCGGGCATATAAGATTCTGTGTCGAAATGGGACACTGTTTGTCAACCTCTTTGCGATGATGAAGGCAGCAGGActgcctgaactctcttccttcAAGGATATTCAGTACCTAAAG GACTCTTTAGCTTTGGGCAAATCAGAGGAAGAAGCGCTGAAAAACTTCAAAGTAAAGttcaatgaggctctgcgagaaAGCTGGAAGACCAAAGTCAACTGGATGATGCACTCTCTGGCCAAAGATAACAGACCATAA